A region of Paractinoplanes abujensis DNA encodes the following proteins:
- a CDS encoding diguanylate cyclase: MRRTVTMGVESTGPQLPELPTADAHFAVLSSTDRTRVKRIYLADDETTVISKEFRGAAGPMRRRREHALLMRLAGLPGIGGLAPWTHPDAELLVDVGGRTLAYAAAAHEIALTEVPRLAHRLARIIAGMHSRGVVHKDINPANILLDDTGRPVLVDFDVASLFSEDQTGFGDLREIDGTLAYLPPEQTGRTGLPVDHRADLYSLGATLYELVAGHPPFPHDDDLQLVRDLLLRVPVPLTQVRPETPPMLSAIVARLLEKEPDRRYQSAEGLAHDLARMREWPETTFPLGERDFPLRLTAPSLLVGRDTEVVALRAAWEEAVLGGKRGLFVAGPPGSGKSALINALRRPVATRGGWFVTGRADPVRQGAAAGPVLRALRRLGRLLLAEPRDALDSLRTSLLAALGPNTALIAVALPEFGTLLGGSAAPEPAGAEDTEVGVRLRQAVVALLSTVVSRRRPLLMAVEDLQWADPTSFDLLDGMLTEPGLEGVLVVATYRPDEADAAAVTRWGDDVPLLRLDNLPLAAAGEMLHEMLRLPADDADRLAGLLHPWTGGNPSDTLELVNALRRGGSLVLGEDGWRWDDELIRRQASRSDVTGLLRDRVDNLPPETRRVLRVLALLPDNELLNTVFALAAGLPPAALMALMYPALEDDLVVIATSPGNAAAPAHSVFRHQRVRQAVLAGMSDDERRRMRLDMARRLAAEPGTEVLAAEQYLEAAGLVTDPVEGRVMAALFRVAAESGAAAANHEAAERFAATAIETYAGLGVADDDPALLDAYARRHRALHLLGRLDEGDAVYARIARAQTDPVRLTAVTVVQLSSLAQRSRQQEALDLGKELLTRLGDELPGPEFGRLVPGLSRELLAWSERLDLSADLSRPEDGDPLVLARTRVYGKLMPMCFLLGDRLMGAWVLIQSWRMWVRYGPSAQLGATMTSIGMMLLQNTGDYRAGTRIGRHILRVGESRDYEPFTSLSRYRFAMQLQVWTEPIEDTLAELRRSYDGLVRGGDLEMASGAWNAILLAQLETAATLDEYQADVEAALAFDVRTGNEFFGAVVIAHRQLARALQGRTVSGSLDDAGFTETTHLAGKPPQALTTSVYHLCRALAAAVFGDEEALRRHAAPARRAIGVLPGYLVTQAHVLSSLANATRLHALPPAERVGDAGTAEVVDSLTWMRERAEDCPANFGHLALWLTAEEAWLRGDLSAAYVSFDHAVQAAQTRQRPWHAALILERAARLHFSVGLEAGGRLHLAEALRVYEEWGATGKVAQLLGTHPALRPAGRAPRGRSRATGGLRSDALDTMAILRSSQALSRATNLGELRAAIVEQLTALTGASEVVLVVRREDGEWFLPGGLEGAIELDVEGAEVYGLLPVSAVQYAVRTREMLLVEDATRDDRFARDPFLSGAGRCSLLVVPVRHGDTVQAVLVLANKQISGLFTTDRLDAVKLITGQLVVSLNNAMFYASMEARVAERTHELAEANAKLEELSQTDALTGLANRRRFEQALSAHHDRLRHSGLPYSVLMVDVDFFKKYNDRFGHQAGDECLRKVGTALTGTIRGGTDLACRYGGEEFVILLGDADPDIASTLAERVRAGIRGLRIPHPDGPGGYVTVSIGVAVAHGPDDDTVLGRADAALYDAKAAGRDIVRVAAPVLS; the protein is encoded by the coding sequence ATGAGGCGGACGGTGACGATGGGCGTGGAGAGCACGGGGCCACAGCTGCCCGAGCTGCCCACGGCCGACGCGCACTTCGCCGTGCTCTCCTCGACCGACCGCACCCGCGTCAAGCGGATCTACCTGGCCGACGACGAGACGACGGTCATCTCGAAGGAGTTCCGCGGTGCCGCCGGCCCGATGCGCCGGCGGCGGGAGCACGCGCTGCTGATGCGCCTGGCCGGGCTGCCGGGTATCGGCGGGCTCGCGCCCTGGACCCATCCCGACGCCGAACTGCTGGTCGACGTGGGCGGCCGCACCCTGGCCTACGCCGCGGCGGCCCACGAGATCGCCCTGACCGAGGTGCCGCGGCTGGCCCACCGGCTGGCCCGGATCATCGCGGGCATGCACTCGCGCGGAGTGGTGCACAAGGACATCAACCCGGCCAACATCCTGCTCGACGACACCGGCCGGCCCGTGCTCGTCGACTTCGACGTGGCCAGCCTGTTCAGCGAGGACCAGACCGGGTTCGGCGACCTGCGGGAGATCGACGGCACGCTGGCCTACCTGCCCCCGGAGCAGACCGGGCGTACGGGGCTGCCGGTCGACCACCGCGCCGACCTGTACTCGCTCGGCGCGACCCTCTACGAGCTGGTGGCCGGGCACCCGCCCTTCCCCCACGACGACGACCTGCAGCTCGTGCGCGATCTGCTGCTGCGCGTGCCGGTCCCGCTGACCCAGGTGCGCCCGGAGACCCCGCCGATGCTGTCGGCCATCGTGGCCCGGCTGCTGGAGAAGGAGCCCGACCGCCGCTACCAGAGCGCCGAGGGCCTGGCCCACGACCTGGCCCGGATGCGCGAATGGCCGGAGACCACGTTCCCGCTCGGCGAGCGCGACTTCCCGCTGCGGCTGACCGCACCCTCGCTGCTGGTCGGCCGGGACACCGAGGTGGTCGCGCTGCGGGCGGCCTGGGAGGAGGCGGTGCTCGGCGGCAAGCGCGGCCTGTTCGTCGCCGGCCCGCCCGGCTCCGGCAAGTCCGCCCTGATCAACGCGTTGCGCCGGCCGGTGGCGACGCGCGGCGGCTGGTTCGTGACCGGTCGCGCCGACCCGGTCCGCCAGGGCGCCGCGGCCGGACCGGTGCTGCGGGCGCTGCGCCGGCTGGGCCGGTTGCTGCTGGCCGAGCCGCGGGACGCCCTCGACTCGCTGCGCACGTCGCTGCTGGCGGCGCTCGGCCCGAACACGGCGCTGATCGCGGTCGCGCTGCCCGAGTTCGGCACGTTGCTCGGCGGGAGCGCGGCCCCCGAGCCCGCCGGGGCCGAGGACACCGAGGTCGGCGTACGGCTCCGGCAGGCCGTGGTGGCTCTGCTGTCCACCGTCGTGAGCCGCCGCCGGCCGCTGCTGATGGCCGTCGAGGACCTGCAGTGGGCCGACCCGACGTCGTTCGACCTGCTCGATGGCATGCTGACCGAGCCCGGCCTGGAGGGCGTGCTGGTCGTGGCCACCTACCGCCCGGACGAGGCCGACGCCGCGGCGGTGACCCGCTGGGGCGACGACGTGCCGCTGCTGCGTCTGGACAACCTGCCGCTCGCGGCGGCCGGTGAGATGCTGCACGAGATGCTGCGGCTGCCCGCCGACGACGCCGACCGCCTGGCCGGACTGCTGCACCCGTGGACCGGTGGCAACCCGTCGGACACCCTGGAGCTGGTCAACGCGCTGCGCCGCGGGGGCTCCCTGGTGCTGGGCGAGGACGGCTGGCGCTGGGACGACGAGCTGATCCGGCGGCAGGCGTCCCGCAGCGACGTGACCGGGCTGCTGCGGGACCGCGTCGACAACCTGCCACCGGAGACCCGGCGGGTGTTGCGGGTGCTGGCCCTGCTGCCCGACAACGAGCTCCTCAATACTGTGTTCGCCCTGGCCGCGGGCCTGCCACCGGCAGCGCTGATGGCGCTCATGTACCCGGCGCTGGAGGACGACCTGGTCGTCATCGCGACGTCGCCGGGCAACGCGGCGGCGCCGGCCCACTCGGTCTTCCGGCACCAGCGGGTCCGCCAGGCGGTGCTGGCCGGGATGTCCGACGACGAGCGGCGGCGGATGCGGCTCGACATGGCCCGCCGCCTGGCCGCCGAGCCCGGCACCGAGGTGCTGGCGGCCGAGCAGTACCTGGAAGCGGCCGGTCTGGTCACCGATCCCGTCGAGGGCCGGGTCATGGCGGCGCTGTTCCGGGTGGCGGCGGAGAGCGGCGCCGCGGCCGCCAACCACGAGGCCGCCGAGCGGTTCGCGGCGACCGCGATCGAGACGTACGCGGGGCTGGGCGTGGCCGACGACGACCCGGCGCTGCTCGACGCGTACGCCCGCCGGCACCGGGCGCTGCACCTGCTGGGGCGGCTCGACGAGGGTGACGCCGTCTACGCCCGCATCGCCCGGGCCCAGACGGATCCCGTACGCCTGACCGCCGTCACCGTAGTCCAGCTCAGCAGCCTGGCCCAGCGGTCCCGGCAGCAGGAGGCGCTCGACCTGGGCAAGGAGCTGCTGACCAGGCTCGGTGACGAGCTGCCGGGCCCCGAGTTCGGCCGGCTGGTCCCCGGGCTCAGCCGTGAGCTGCTGGCCTGGAGCGAACGCCTCGACCTGTCCGCCGACCTGTCCCGGCCCGAGGACGGGGACCCGCTGGTGCTGGCCCGCACCCGCGTCTACGGCAAGCTCATGCCGATGTGCTTCCTGCTCGGCGACCGGCTGATGGGCGCGTGGGTGCTGATCCAGAGCTGGCGGATGTGGGTCCGCTACGGCCCGTCGGCCCAGCTCGGCGCGACGATGACCTCGATCGGCATGATGCTGCTGCAGAACACCGGCGACTACCGGGCCGGCACCCGGATCGGCCGGCACATCCTGCGGGTCGGCGAGAGCCGCGACTACGAGCCGTTCACCTCGCTGTCCCGCTACCGGTTCGCGATGCAGCTGCAGGTGTGGACCGAGCCCATCGAGGACACGCTGGCCGAGCTGCGCCGCAGTTACGACGGCCTGGTGCGCGGGGGCGATCTGGAGATGGCGAGCGGGGCGTGGAACGCGATCCTGCTGGCCCAGCTCGAGACGGCGGCCACCCTGGACGAGTACCAGGCCGACGTCGAGGCGGCGCTGGCCTTCGACGTGCGTACGGGGAACGAGTTCTTCGGCGCCGTGGTGATCGCGCACCGGCAGCTGGCCCGCGCGCTGCAGGGCCGCACCGTCTCGGGCAGCCTCGACGACGCCGGCTTCACCGAGACCACGCACCTGGCCGGGAAGCCGCCGCAGGCCCTGACCACCAGCGTCTACCACCTGTGCCGCGCGCTGGCCGCCGCGGTGTTCGGCGACGAGGAGGCGCTGCGCCGGCACGCCGCCCCGGCCCGGCGCGCGATCGGCGTCCTGCCCGGTTACCTGGTCACCCAGGCCCACGTGCTCTCGTCGCTCGCGAACGCCACCCGGCTGCACGCCCTGCCCCCGGCCGAGCGCGTGGGCGACGCGGGGACGGCCGAGGTGGTGGACAGCCTGACCTGGATGCGGGAGCGCGCCGAGGACTGCCCGGCCAATTTCGGCCACCTGGCGCTGTGGCTGACGGCCGAGGAGGCCTGGCTGCGGGGCGACCTGTCCGCCGCGTACGTGTCGTTCGACCACGCCGTGCAGGCCGCGCAGACCCGGCAGCGACCCTGGCACGCCGCGCTGATCCTGGAACGGGCGGCCCGGCTGCACTTCTCGGTCGGGCTGGAGGCGGGCGGGCGGCTGCACCTGGCCGAGGCCCTGCGCGTCTACGAGGAGTGGGGCGCGACCGGCAAGGTGGCCCAGCTGCTGGGGACGCACCCCGCGTTGCGCCCGGCCGGGCGGGCCCCGCGGGGCCGGTCACGGGCCACGGGCGGGTTGCGCTCCGACGCGCTCGACACCATGGCGATCCTGCGGTCGTCGCAGGCGCTGAGCCGGGCCACGAACCTGGGTGAGCTGCGCGCGGCCATCGTGGAGCAGCTGACCGCGCTGACCGGGGCGTCCGAAGTGGTCCTCGTGGTGCGCCGCGAGGACGGCGAGTGGTTCCTGCCGGGCGGCCTCGAGGGCGCGATCGAGCTCGACGTGGAGGGGGCCGAGGTCTACGGGCTGCTGCCGGTCAGTGCCGTCCAGTACGCCGTCCGCACCCGCGAGATGCTGCTCGTCGAGGACGCCACCCGGGACGACCGGTTCGCCCGCGACCCGTTCCTCAGCGGCGCCGGGCGCTGCTCGCTGCTGGTCGTCCCGGTACGGCACGGCGACACCGTGCAGGCCGTGCTGGTGCTGGCCAACAAGCAGATCAGCGGGCTGTTCACGACCGACCGGCTCGACGCGGTCAAGCTGATCACGGGGCAGCTGGTGGTGTCGCTCAACAACGCCATGTTCTACGCGTCGATGGAGGCGCGGGTGGCCGAGCGCACGCACGAACTGGCCGAGGCCAACGCCAAGCTGGAGGAGCTGAGCCAGACCGACGCGCTGACCGGGCTGGCCAACCGGCGCCGCTTCGAGCAGGCGCTGAGCGCGCACCACGACCGGCTGCGGCACTCCGGGCTGCCGTACTCGGTGCTGATGGTCGATGTGGACTTCTTCAAGAAGTACAACGACCGCTTCGGGCACCAGGCCGGCGACGAGTGCCTGCGCAAGGTGGGGACGGCGCTGACCGGCACGATCCGGGGCGGCACCGACCTGGCCTGCCGGTACGGCGGCGAGGAGTTCGTGATCCTGCTGGGCGACGCCGATCCGGACATCGCGTCGACGCTGGCCGAGCGGGTACGGGCCGGCATCCGCGGGCTGCGGATCCCGCACCCGGACGGGCCGGGCGGCTACGTGACGGTCAGCATCGGAGTGGCCGTCGCCCACGGTCCCGACGACGACACGGTGCTGGGGCGGGCGGACGCGGCCCTGTACGACGCCAAGGCCGCGGGCCGCGACATCGTCCGCGTCGCCGCCCCGGTCCTGTCCTGA
- a CDS encoding SGNH/GDSL hydrolase family protein yields MAFRATAVGALALAAIIAAPVAYAHTTAEAAPRPGVKDTTKQAPVPLAVGAPGQLMDQLSNGWGNATITLLGDSTGNDKTEWFYRLSAWIAERYPHYRTTYRQWDHKKQAYGAPVVLSEGNGWLTLSFYNGSVGGAKAGYPLQGNRFDKMTAQGGDLFLLSYSHNEGRATAYPTYERLADRLTWLWPTPDVVPVLQNPEGAPLKNSLERYAHNVRLRTIKGMAGEHGWTTIDAHQQFSADKRPLRSLVPDGIHPNAAGQALWLNAAKNAFMR; encoded by the coding sequence ATGGCTTTCCGTGCCACCGCCGTCGGCGCCCTCGCGCTGGCCGCGATCATTGCCGCACCCGTCGCCTACGCGCACACCACCGCGGAAGCGGCCCCCAGACCCGGTGTGAAGGACACGACGAAGCAGGCCCCGGTGCCGCTGGCCGTCGGCGCCCCCGGTCAGCTGATGGACCAGCTCTCCAACGGCTGGGGCAACGCCACGATCACGCTGCTCGGCGACTCGACCGGCAACGACAAGACGGAGTGGTTCTACCGGCTGTCGGCGTGGATCGCGGAGCGCTACCCGCATTACCGCACCACCTATCGGCAGTGGGATCACAAGAAGCAGGCGTACGGGGCCCCGGTCGTCCTCAGCGAGGGCAACGGCTGGCTCACCCTGTCGTTCTACAACGGCAGCGTCGGCGGGGCCAAGGCCGGCTATCCGTTGCAGGGCAACCGGTTCGACAAGATGACCGCGCAGGGCGGTGACCTGTTCCTGCTCAGCTACAGCCACAACGAGGGCCGGGCCACGGCCTACCCCACGTACGAGCGGCTGGCCGACCGGCTGACGTGGCTGTGGCCCACCCCGGACGTGGTGCCGGTGCTGCAGAACCCCGAGGGCGCGCCGCTGAAGAACTCGCTGGAGCGTTACGCGCACAACGTGCGACTGCGCACGATCAAGGGGATGGCCGGCGAGCACGGCTGGACGACGATCGACGCGCACCAGCAGTTCTCGGCGGACAAGCGGCCGTTGCGGTCGCTCGTCCCGGACGGCATCCACCCGAACGCGGCGGGCCAGGCCCTGTGGCTCAACGCGGCCAAGAACGCCTTCATGCGCTGA
- a CDS encoding TerC/Alx family metal homeostasis membrane protein: MAHSVTLAAPLETIASPLLWAISIAVLIGLLVADFVVTRRPHEVPMREAVGWSVFYLALPAVFGLVLWWAYGSRPAIEFYTGFVVEKSLSVDNLFVFMLLLTAFAVPSALAQRVLLYGIAGALVLRGVFIALGAAVLQAGTWAFLLFGAALLLTAVKVLRDARRDESHTIDIDQMRSVRVIRRFFPVTKEYHDGKMIVREAGKRALTPLAVVVVAVFMTDIVFAVDSVPAVYGVTEDPYLVFATNAFALMGLRALYFVLRNVLDKLRHLDYGLAIILAFIGVKLVLHWAHGIWTWLPEVPTLASLGVIAVTLITVTITSMIANKREAAAERVAAETDPVAVGPHAENR; this comes from the coding sequence ATGGCGCATAGTGTCACCCTGGCCGCACCGCTCGAGACCATCGCGTCGCCCCTGCTCTGGGCGATCAGCATCGCGGTGCTGATCGGCCTCCTGGTGGCCGACTTCGTGGTCACCCGCCGGCCGCACGAGGTGCCGATGCGCGAGGCCGTCGGCTGGTCGGTCTTCTATCTGGCCCTGCCCGCCGTCTTCGGCCTGGTGCTCTGGTGGGCGTACGGCAGCCGCCCGGCGATCGAGTTCTACACCGGCTTCGTGGTGGAGAAATCGCTGTCGGTCGACAACCTGTTCGTCTTCATGCTGCTGCTCACGGCGTTCGCGGTGCCCTCGGCCCTGGCCCAGCGGGTCCTCCTGTACGGCATCGCCGGCGCCCTGGTGCTGCGTGGCGTCTTCATCGCCCTGGGCGCGGCCGTGCTGCAGGCCGGCACGTGGGCGTTCCTGCTGTTCGGGGCGGCCCTGCTGCTGACCGCGGTCAAGGTGCTGCGCGACGCCCGGCGGGACGAGAGCCACACCATCGACATCGATCAGATGCGCAGCGTCCGGGTGATCCGCCGGTTCTTCCCGGTCACGAAGGAGTACCACGACGGCAAGATGATCGTCCGCGAGGCGGGCAAGCGGGCCCTGACCCCGCTGGCTGTGGTGGTGGTCGCGGTGTTCATGACCGACATCGTGTTCGCGGTCGACTCGGTGCCGGCCGTGTACGGCGTGACCGAGGACCCGTATCTGGTGTTCGCCACGAACGCGTTCGCCCTGATGGGTCTGCGCGCGCTCTACTTCGTGCTGCGCAACGTGCTCGACAAGCTGCGCCACCTCGACTACGGCCTGGCCATCATCCTGGCCTTCATCGGCGTCAAGCTGGTGCTGCACTGGGCGCACGGCATCTGGACGTGGCTGCCCGAGGTGCCGACCCTGGCCTCGCTGGGTGTCATCGCGGTCACCCTGATCACCGTCACGATCACCAGCATGATCGCCAACAAGCGGGAGGCGGCGGCCGAGCGGGTGGCGGCCGAGACCGATCCCGTCGCGGTGGGGCCGCACGCCGAGAACCGCTGA